In Cyanobacterium stanieri LEGE 03274, the genomic window AGTAAATCAAAACAACCATTGGTAAAAACAAGGGGACGCCATTGGCTAGGATTTTGAGCAATAATAGATTTAAGTTTATCTAAAGAATATATTTTGTTCATATTAGGGAATAATTTGACTATTTCTAATTAACCAACGATTATTAATTTTAATCAAGTCATATCGCACTAATAAATTAGAATCATAGGACTGTTGACTATTTAATTGCCCATTATTAAAGTATTGAGAATTTTCCCTCACCCTAGCAGTAACATTGGCTTCTAAGTTATTTTGAGGGTTAAGATTCACCTCCTCGATGGTGACACCATGTTCATAGCGACGATAGGCATTTTGACTACGCAAATTATTAACATTACTGCGCCAAATAGATAAAAAAGGATCAGCTAAAACATTCTCTAAAGCCCCTAAGTTATAATCTGGCCCTGTGGCAAGGGCTTTGGCATCTAACCAACCATTTACTACTTCTAAAGCGGTGTTAGCTGATAAAGTCTCGGGGATAGATTGGTTATCAACGGCTAATTCTTCGGGTAATTCTATCAGGGATTGACCCAAGGATAATTGTAGTTCATTTGTTCTGGATTGATTAAAAACTCGATAAAAAAGAGCGCCAAATATAGCCAACAAGATTATAACCACCAATAGTATAAGCATGGGGGAGGAATTGGAGGATAAACGATCTTGTTTTTCTCCTTCTTGGGAATATAAAAAGAGGTTATCGTTAGGGGTGGAGGTGTCTTCAGGTTCATCTTCTTCTTGATCGATTTCGGCTTCAAGGAAAGATGATAAGCCCACGAGGGAAGATTCTTCTTCTTCGGTTTCGGGG contains:
- a CDS encoding ARC6/PARC6 family protein — translated: PETEEEESSLVGLSSFLEAEIDQEEDEPEDTSTPNDNLFLYSQEGEKQDRLSSNSSPMLILLVVIILLAIFGALFYRVFNQSRTNELQLSLGQSLIELPEELAVDNQSIPETLSANTALEVVNGWLDAKALATGPDYNLGALENVLADPFLSIWRSNVNNLRSQNAYRRYEHGVTIEEVNLNPQNNLEANVTARVRENSQYFNNGQLNSQQSYDSNLLVRYDLIKINNRWLIRNSQIIP